Genomic window (Cuculus canorus isolate bCucCan1 chromosome 15, bCucCan1.pri, whole genome shotgun sequence):
CGCCGCCGCCTCGAATGCCCCGGGGGGCCGCGGGCCGCCCCCGCCGCTCGCCATGAGCAGCCCAGCCGGGCCgcgggcgccgccgccgcccgcctgagccccgcgccgccccgaGCGCTCCCCGCCCCCGCGCCCGGCTATAAAGGAGCGTTTTATTCTCGGGCTCCGGTCTCACGCCAGAGCCTGTCACACCGTCTAGACGAGCTGTCGTGGGGCTCGGCCCAGCTGTCACCATGGCGATGGCGACGAGTCCGCTGTGAATTTTTGGGGGGAGCGAGCGacagcggcggcggcggaggaagaggaggaaggctcAGACACCGTGCCCTGGCCGCcggggaaaaggaggaaggctCAGCTGCTGTGCCCTGCCCGTGGGGAAGAAGGACGAGGAGGAAGGCTTGGACACCGCGCGCTGCCCgtaggggaggaggaggaggacgaggagaAAGGCTCATCAACCGTGCCCTGTCTGCcggggaaaagaggaggaaggctcAGCCGCTGTACCCTGCCCCTGGGCaaggaggacgaggaggaggaggaggaggaaggctcaGCCACATTGCATTGCCCTGCCCGCCGCCcgcaggggaggaggaaggctcGGCCCCCGTGGACCGGCGGGGCGAGCCGCAGATGAGCGTGTCCCCCGCGGCCGGCCGAGCTATTTAAAGTAACGGGCCCGGTCGGACTCGCGTCTCCGCCTATTTATGCGGCGCCGGGGGCGGGCGGGCGCCGGGCAGCGCTAGGAGCGCGGAGCATGAGCGCGATGCGGGCGCTGCTgttctgctcctgcctggcGCTGCTGCCGCGGCCGGCGGGCGCGCAGCCCTTCCTGCGCCTGCGCCCGTCTCCCAGCGACAACCTGCCCGTCAAGGACATCGTGGAGCACCCGGACCCCGAGTACGACCCGAAGGAGCAGGACTTGGACGAGAGGACTCTGCGCAAGAAGCTGGGCGGCCACTTCGACCCGGGCTTCATGGCGGTGGCGGCGCCGGGGAACGCGTCGGGGGCGTCGGGGGCGGCGAGGGGCCGGGCGCTGCCCGCCGAGCTGCGGCGCCTCGAGCCGGGGCCGCGGCTGCGCCTGGGCAAGAAGGCGAGGCGCAAGGTGCTGCAGTGGCTGTGGGCGCACACACGCTGCCCCGTGCTCTACGCCTGGAAGGACCTGGGCGTGCGCTTCTGGCCGCGCTACATCAAGGAGGGCAACTGCCTGGCCGAGCGCTCCTGCTCTCTGCCCGAGGGGATGTTCTGCAAGCCCGTGCGCTCCGTCACCAAGACGTTCCTGCGCTGGCACTGCCAGGGCTGGTCCAGCCAGAAGTACTGTACCTGGATCCCCGTCCAGTACCCCCTCATCGCCGAGTGCAAGTGCTCCTGCTAGCCCCACGCCCACCCCCGGCACCCACCTGCACTCGGGATGGTTCTCGGGTTCACCCACCTTCATCCGGGGTCAGTTTTACCCACCTTCGTCCAGGGTCGGTTTTACCCACCTTCGCTTGGGATGGTTCT
Coding sequences:
- the LOC128853721 gene encoding noggin-2-like, which encodes MSAMRALLFCSCLALLPRPAGAQPFLRLRPSPSDNLPVKDIVEHPDPEYDPKEQDLDERTLRKKLGGHFDPGFMAVAAPGNASGASGAARGRALPAELRRLEPGPRLRLGKKARRKVLQWLWAHTRCPVLYAWKDLGVRFWPRYIKEGNCLAERSCSLPEGMFCKPVRSVTKTFLRWHCQGWSSQKYCTWIPVQYPLIAECKCSC